A part of Polyangiaceae bacterium genomic DNA contains:
- a CDS encoding sigma-70 family RNA polymerase sigma factor encodes MLETTPVAPPQPVAVSRSIQSSPADRERAAHEFRAQLASLCGALDARALRLTRNPVEAQDLVQETWMRALRFEESYQVGTNLKAWLNQVLFSVFVTRCRKLKRERRALDSLGTDPCAWTQRDPEPVVKSLSRSVQSALDSIPTQFASAVTLVDIEEKSYKEAASQLGVPVGTVMSRLFRGRRLLAGILDDGGRQELCAA; translated from the coding sequence ATGCTTGAAACGACCCCTGTTGCCCCGCCCCAGCCCGTTGCCGTGTCGCGCTCGATTCAGTCGTCTCCCGCAGACCGAGAGCGAGCTGCTCATGAGTTTCGCGCCCAGCTCGCGTCACTTTGCGGGGCCCTCGACGCGCGGGCTCTGCGCCTGACTCGCAATCCCGTGGAGGCTCAAGATCTCGTGCAGGAGACCTGGATGCGCGCGTTGCGGTTTGAAGAGAGCTACCAGGTGGGAACCAATCTCAAAGCCTGGCTCAACCAAGTTCTGTTCAGCGTGTTCGTCACGCGCTGTCGTAAGCTGAAACGCGAACGCCGAGCGCTCGATTCCCTGGGTACCGATCCTTGCGCCTGGACGCAGCGCGACCCTGAGCCCGTGGTGAAGAGCCTGAGCCGCTCCGTGCAGAGCGCCCTGGACTCCATCCCAACTCAGTTCGCCAGCGCCGTCACCTTGGTGGACATCGAAGAGAAGAGCTACAAGGAGGCTGCCTCACAGCTCGGCGTGCCGGTTGGCACGGTGATGAGTCGGCTGTTTCGTGGCCGCCGCCTACTGGCAGGCATCCTCGACGACGGGGGACGACAGGAGCTCTGCGCCGCCTGA